A region of Deinococcus rubellus DNA encodes the following proteins:
- a CDS encoding amidase, with the protein MTPDPDNFGAWAYQPQQPIPGAAGGPLSGLLFNVKDLYGVDGWPLTASTQAQLPPVVPSPLVTRLLDLGATLMGKTHLHEIALGITGANPVAAGRNPLDPARVPGGSSSGAAITVALGEVDFALGTDTGGSIRVPAAWCGVVGFKPTKDHPTWPTTGILPLSQTCDHAGPLTRDVATAARLHAALSGKKLEATSWDGLRVGLWRPEEWLQAEALGALDEVGAKVEALGASVKEFRLPDMLDAYSPIVQSEAAAIHAAALDDSPTGFSQGTEALLRLGAARPHEEVLAARAKRDGYRARLEDLFTQFDVLLAPAVPGVAPLTGQEELALPEGQPHSALTPLRVAVLRLSVPFSLLGVPVVSLPRPAGALSVGVQLVGAWNTDAELLGLALSLESALG; encoded by the coding sequence ATGACACCAGACCCAGACAATTTCGGCGCGTGGGCCTACCAGCCGCAGCAGCCTATTCCCGGCGCGGCAGGCGGTCCCCTGTCGGGCCTGCTGTTCAATGTCAAGGACCTCTACGGCGTGGACGGCTGGCCGCTGACGGCCTCCACCCAGGCCCAGTTGCCGCCCGTGGTGCCCAGCCCGCTGGTGACGCGTCTGCTCGACCTCGGCGCGACCCTGATGGGCAAGACCCACCTCCACGAGATCGCCCTGGGCATCACCGGGGCCAACCCCGTCGCGGCGGGCCGCAATCCGCTCGACCCGGCGCGGGTGCCAGGCGGGTCGAGCAGCGGCGCGGCCATCACAGTGGCGCTGGGCGAGGTGGATTTCGCGCTGGGCACCGATACCGGCGGCAGCATCCGGGTTCCGGCGGCCTGGTGCGGGGTGGTGGGATTCAAGCCGACCAAGGACCACCCCACCTGGCCGACGACCGGCATCTTGCCGCTGAGCCAGACCTGCGACCACGCCGGACCGCTGACCCGTGACGTGGCGACGGCAGCCCGCCTGCACGCTGCACTCAGTGGCAAAAAGCTGGAAGCGACAAGCTGGGACGGCTTGCGGGTGGGCCTGTGGCGGCCCGAGGAGTGGCTGCAAGCCGAGGCATTGGGCGCGCTGGACGAGGTGGGTGCCAAGGTGGAGGCGCTGGGCGCGTCGGTCAAGGAATTCCGGCTGCCCGACATGCTCGACGCCTACAGTCCCATCGTGCAGAGCGAGGCGGCGGCCATTCACGCGGCGGCGCTGGACGACTCGCCTACCGGCTTCAGCCAGGGCACCGAGGCCCTGCTGCGGCTGGGCGCGGCGCGGCCCCATGAGGAGGTACTGGCGGCCAGGGCCAAACGCGACGGCTACCGCGCCCGCTTAGAGGACCTGTTCACCCAGTTTGACGTGCTGCTGGCCCCCGCCGTGCCGGGCGTCGCGCCGCTGACCGGGCAGGAGGAGTTGGCCCTGCCGGAAGGCCAACCGCATTCAGCCCTGACGCCGCTGCGGGTGGCGGTGCTGCGCCTCAGCGTGCCGTTCAGTTTGCTGGGCGTGCCGGTGGTCAGTCTCCCCCGCCCCGCCGGAGCGCTCAGTGTGGGCGTACAGCTGGTGGGAGCCTGGAATACCGACGCCGAGCTGCTGGGGCTGGCACTGAGCCTGGAATCTGCGCTGGGTTGA
- a CDS encoding N-acetylmuramoyl-L-alanine amidase family protein produces the protein MRSCGLVLTLLLTTAAHAAPSALEIVVAYPPANYSVPYDHVIFEGHVTPGANLSLNGQALNVGADGLFMEWLPLKMGKNALKLLSSLGSQRRTVTFNVNFNPPRALPAKPTAIKAGTLTPDRALSLYTRVPAEGRTFTVGFQGSPGGRASVSIPGLGRFALTEQPASTRPPLAAGWYSAALTLPENLPLGRADVKVSLTGRDGNTVVATAPGTLNSTPTGAARVAEVTAADVGEGVNPSTSALTTGPGTTDLLFPKQGQRLAVLGDLGDAYLVRGPGGLATALKSVLKLLPAGTPPPTAGAGVPQLLSLPGEWQVRLPISQRTVFSLDESQVGDSAGLSWTLADAVVPAGHTPSDPHTPALSWQPDGSSLRLTVQLPQTQNWGYHVTAEPGAWVLHIRQAPILDPLQPLKNRLILLDPGHGGSELGGAGSLGEPEKNITLPIARRVAELLRAQGADARLTRDRDVRVPLYDRPLMAEQLRADLLISIHANALPDGADPRQRRGLEVYTFHPMTWGLARALIKSIAAATNLPTQSAPPLTLPGLRVSNLALTRPTSQRSLLIETAYLTQPGDLRLLMDPVGREAIAQGIAQGIADDYAAQARLAAPLVPPAPPLPELTPLPRPPQPDAPLVPTPAPAGPTVPTGPPLGPPTDPGGQP, from the coding sequence ATGCGCTCCTGCGGCCTTGTCCTGACGTTGCTGCTCACCACCGCCGCCCACGCCGCCCCCAGCGCCCTGGAGATCGTGGTGGCCTACCCGCCCGCGAACTACAGCGTTCCCTACGACCACGTCATCTTTGAGGGCCACGTGACGCCCGGCGCGAACCTGAGCCTCAACGGACAGGCACTCAACGTCGGCGCGGACGGCCTGTTTATGGAGTGGCTGCCGCTCAAGATGGGTAAGAATGCGCTGAAACTGCTCAGCAGCCTGGGGAGCCAGCGCCGCACCGTGACGTTCAATGTGAATTTCAATCCACCGCGCGCCCTGCCCGCCAAGCCCACCGCCATCAAGGCCGGGACGCTGACGCCGGACCGGGCGCTGAGCCTGTATACCCGCGTGCCCGCAGAGGGCCGCACCTTCACGGTGGGCTTTCAGGGATCGCCGGGCGGACGGGCCAGCGTCAGCATTCCGGGGCTGGGCCGCTTCGCCCTGACCGAGCAGCCTGCCAGCACCCGCCCGCCTCTGGCCGCCGGGTGGTACAGCGCGGCCCTGACCTTGCCGGAGAACCTGCCGCTGGGCAGAGCCGACGTCAAGGTCAGCCTGACCGGCAGAGACGGCAATACGGTCGTCGCCACCGCACCGGGCACGCTCAACTCCACACCGACGGGCGCGGCGCGGGTGGCCGAGGTCACGGCAGCGGACGTGGGTGAGGGCGTGAATCCCAGCACCAGCGCCCTGACCACTGGGCCGGGCACCACCGACCTGCTGTTTCCCAAACAGGGGCAGCGCTTGGCCGTGCTGGGCGACCTGGGCGACGCTTACCTGGTGCGCGGACCCGGCGGCCTGGCCACCGCCCTCAAATCGGTGCTGAAGCTGCTGCCAGCAGGCACACCGCCGCCCACTGCCGGAGCAGGAGTGCCGCAACTGCTCAGCTTGCCTGGCGAGTGGCAGGTGCGGCTGCCGATCAGCCAGCGCACCGTCTTCAGCCTCGACGAAAGCCAGGTGGGCGACTCTGCGGGCCTGAGCTGGACACTTGCCGACGCGGTGGTTCCAGCGGGCCACACCCCCAGCGACCCCCACACACCGGCCCTGAGCTGGCAGCCGGACGGGTCCAGCCTGCGTCTGACGGTACAGCTTCCGCAAACCCAGAACTGGGGCTACCACGTCACGGCAGAGCCGGGCGCGTGGGTGCTGCACATCCGCCAAGCGCCCATACTCGACCCGCTTCAACCGCTGAAGAACCGCTTGATTCTGCTCGATCCCGGTCACGGCGGCTCAGAGCTCGGCGGGGCGGGCAGTCTGGGCGAGCCGGAAAAGAACATCACGCTGCCGATTGCCCGGCGGGTGGCGGAACTGCTGCGCGCCCAGGGAGCCGACGCCCGCCTGACCCGTGACCGCGACGTGCGGGTGCCGCTGTATGACCGCCCGCTGATGGCCGAGCAACTCCGCGCCGATCTACTGATCAGCATTCACGCCAATGCCCTTCCGGACGGTGCGGACCCGAGGCAGCGGCGCGGCCTGGAGGTCTACACCTTTCACCCGATGACCTGGGGGCTGGCCAGGGCGCTCATCAAGAGCATCGCCGCGGCGACGAACCTGCCCACCCAGAGCGCGCCGCCGCTCACGCTACCGGGCCTGCGGGTCAGCAACCTGGCACTGACCCGGCCCACCTCGCAGCGCAGCTTGCTGATCGAGACCGCTTACCTGACCCAGCCGGGCGACCTGCGGCTGCTGATGGATCCGGTGGGCCGCGAAGCCATCGCCCAGGGCATCGCGCAGGGCATCGCCGACGATTACGCTGCGCAGGCCAGGCTCGCCGCGCCGCTCGTCCCGCCAGCCCCACCGCTCCCCGAACTCACGCCGCTGCCGCGCCCGCCGCAGCCCGACGCGCCGCTGGTACCGACGCCCGCGCCTGCCGGACCCACTGTGCCCACAGGCCCGCCACTCGGCCCACCAACTGACCCCGGCGGCCAACCGTAA
- a CDS encoding DoxX family protein has translation MTQVNVRSAAPPALHEPAISRFLFADPRLAPLWTLLRLYVGYEWLLAGWEKLTNPAGVWVGAKAGTAVSGFLQGALHKASGDHPDVSGWYATFLERVALPNAATFSYLVAYGEILVGLALILGLFTGLAAFFGGLMNASYLLAGTVSVNPLLFILATWLVLGWRVAGWWGLDRWVLPRFGVLLGIQRAGEPGPNSR, from the coding sequence ATGACCCAGGTCAACGTTCGTTCCGCTGCGCCGCCCGCTCTGCATGAACCGGCCATCTCACGCTTTTTATTCGCGGACCCACGCCTCGCGCCGCTGTGGACGCTGCTGCGCCTCTACGTCGGCTACGAATGGCTGCTGGCAGGCTGGGAAAAACTGACCAACCCGGCGGGCGTCTGGGTGGGGGCCAAAGCCGGAACCGCTGTCAGCGGCTTTTTGCAGGGCGCGCTGCACAAAGCCTCAGGCGATCACCCCGATGTCAGCGGCTGGTACGCCACCTTCCTTGAGCGTGTGGCCCTTCCCAACGCCGCCACCTTCTCGTACCTGGTGGCTTACGGTGAAATCCTGGTGGGCCTGGCGCTGATTCTGGGGCTGTTTACCGGCCTGGCAGCTTTCTTCGGCGGCCTGATGAATGCCAGCTACCTGCTGGCCGGAACCGTCTCGGTCAATCCGCTGCTGTTCATTCTGGCCACCTGGCTGGTGCTGGGCTGGCGGGTGGCGGGCTGGTGGGGCCTGGACCGCTGGGTGCTGCCGCGCTTCGGGGTCTTGCTCGGCATTCAGCGGGCCGGGGAGCCTGGCCCGAACTCAAGGTGA
- a CDS encoding ATP-dependent helicase: protein MTGRDLLSELNPNQAEAAAHFEGPALVIAGAGSGKTRTLIYRIAHLIETHQVDPGQILAVTFTNKAAAEMRERASHLITGSDKLWMSTFHSAGVRILRAYGEYIGLKRGFVIYDDDDQLDILKEIMGSIPGIGPDTHPRVLRSIIDKAKSNLRSPGDLDKWPEPYISGLPRDAAAEAFRRYESRKKAQNAIDFGDLITETVRLFQEVPGVLAKVQDRARFIHVDEYQDTNKAQYELTRLLASRDRNLLVVGDPDQSIYKFRGADIQNILDFQKDYTDSRVYMLQHNYRSSARVLGLANKLIENNTERLEKTLLAVKEDGMPVVFHRANDHRGEGDFVAEWVTRLHAEGQPFNKMAVLYRTNAQSRVIEESMRRVSIPAKIVGGVGFYDRREIRDILAYARLSINPVDDVALRRIIGRPKRGIGDTAMDKMLTWAQINGTSLLVACANAESILDRGASKPVEFAKLMEAFSEAADNYSPASFLKFLIESSGYLDLLRQEGQEGQVRLENLEELVSAAEEWSSDNEGGIAEFLDDAALLSSVDDMRTKIENKDQPEDAVTLMTMHNAKGLEFPSVFIVGVEEGLLPSRNSLNEAGGIEEERRLFYVGITRAMDRLFLSAAQNRMQYGQTKSAEDSRFLEELGGGFDSIDGYGRVIEYRQKTWRDFSPGAQPAPSVVKNTSPLTAGMAYRGGEKVKHPKFGEGQVLAVSGMGEKQEVTVHFGTAGTKKLIVKFANLSKV from the coding sequence ATGACTGGCCGTGACCTCCTCTCCGAACTCAACCCCAACCAGGCCGAGGCTGCCGCGCACTTCGAAGGCCCCGCGCTGGTCATTGCGGGCGCGGGCAGCGGCAAGACCCGCACCCTGATCTACCGTATCGCCCACCTGATCGAGACCCACCAGGTCGACCCCGGTCAGATTCTGGCCGTCACCTTTACCAACAAGGCCGCCGCTGAGATGCGCGAGCGGGCCTCGCACCTGATCACTGGGTCTGACAAACTGTGGATGAGCACCTTCCACTCGGCGGGCGTGAGGATTCTGCGGGCCTACGGCGAGTACATCGGCCTGAAGCGCGGCTTTGTCATCTACGACGACGACGATCAGCTCGACATTCTCAAAGAAATCATGGGCAGCATTCCCGGCATCGGCCCCGACACCCATCCCCGCGTGCTGAGAAGCATCATCGACAAGGCCAAGAGCAATTTGCGTTCGCCGGGCGACCTGGACAAGTGGCCCGAGCCGTATATCAGTGGGCTGCCCCGAGACGCTGCCGCCGAGGCGTTCCGGCGCTATGAATCGCGCAAGAAAGCCCAGAATGCCATCGACTTCGGCGATTTGATTACCGAGACCGTGCGGCTCTTTCAGGAAGTGCCGGGCGTGCTGGCAAAAGTGCAGGACCGGGCCAGATTCATTCACGTGGACGAGTATCAGGATACCAACAAGGCGCAGTATGAACTGACCCGGCTGCTGGCTTCAAGAGACCGGAATCTACTGGTCGTGGGCGACCCCGATCAATCGATTTACAAGTTTCGTGGCGCGGATATTCAGAACATCCTCGATTTTCAAAAAGATTACACCGATTCCAGAGTCTATATGCTTCAGCACAATTACCGTTCCAGTGCCCGTGTGCTGGGACTCGCCAACAAACTGATCGAGAACAACACCGAGCGTCTGGAGAAAACACTGCTGGCTGTCAAAGAAGACGGTATGCCGGTGGTCTTCCACCGCGCCAACGATCACCGGGGCGAGGGCGATTTCGTGGCCGAGTGGGTGACCCGGTTGCACGCTGAGGGCCAGCCGTTCAACAAGATGGCGGTGCTCTACCGCACCAACGCCCAGTCGCGCGTGATCGAGGAGTCAATGCGGCGGGTCAGCATTCCGGCCAAGATCGTCGGCGGGGTGGGCTTTTATGACCGGCGCGAGATCCGCGACATCCTGGCCTATGCTCGCCTGAGCATCAATCCGGTGGACGATGTGGCCCTGCGCCGCATCATCGGGCGGCCCAAGCGCGGCATCGGCGACACGGCCATGGACAAGATGCTGACCTGGGCGCAGATCAACGGCACGTCGCTTTTGGTTGCCTGCGCCAATGCCGAGAGTATTCTCGACCGGGGAGCCAGCAAGCCCGTCGAATTTGCCAAGTTGATGGAAGCCTTCTCCGAGGCCGCCGACAATTACTCGCCCGCCAGCTTCCTCAAATTCCTGATCGAGTCGAGCGGGTATCTGGATTTATTGCGCCAGGAAGGACAGGAAGGCCAGGTACGCCTGGAGAACCTGGAAGAACTCGTCAGCGCCGCCGAGGAGTGGAGTAGCGACAACGAGGGCGGCATCGCCGAATTTCTGGACGATGCGGCCCTGCTGTCGAGCGTGGACGACATGCGGACCAAAATCGAGAACAAGGACCAGCCCGAGGACGCCGTCACGCTGATGACCATGCACAACGCCAAGGGCCTGGAATTTCCCAGTGTGTTCATCGTGGGCGTGGAGGAGGGCCTGCTGCCCAGCCGCAACAGCCTGAACGAAGCGGGCGGCATCGAGGAGGAGCGGCGGCTGTTTTACGTCGGGATCACGCGGGCGATGGACCGGCTCTTTCTGAGTGCCGCGCAAAACCGGATGCAGTACGGCCAGACCAAGAGTGCCGAGGATAGCCGATTCTTGGAGGAACTGGGCGGCGGTTTTGACAGCATCGACGGTTACGGGCGGGTCATTGAGTACAGGCAGAAGACCTGGCGTGACTTCAGCCCTGGCGCGCAGCCTGCGCCCAGTGTGGTAAAAAATACCAGCCCGCTGACCGCTGGGATGGCCTACCGGGGCGGCGAGAAGGTCAAGCACCCCAAATTCGGTGAGGGACAGGTGCTGGCGGTATCGGGCATGGGCGAGAAGCAGGAAGTCACGGTGCATTTCGGGACGGCGGGGACGAAAAAACTGATCGTCAAGTTTGCGAATCTGAGCAAGGTCTAG
- a CDS encoding ethanolamine ammonia-lyase subunit EutB: protein MFQTRPGHTAYTFTDVRELLGRASAQKSGDELAGLAARSAGERQAACALLADLPLRTLLDEPLIPYEADEVTRLIVDSHDAHAFAPISGMSVGGLRDWLLSATPEQLAAVRGGLTPEMVSAVCKLMRNQDLMLVASRCEVVTRFRNTLGLRGHFSTRLQPNHPTDDPRGVLAACLDGLMFGAGDAVIGINPALDSVDACMRLLHLLDELRQTLNIPTQSCVLTHVTNTMQAIGRGAPVDLVFQSVAGTQAANRGFGIDLALLDEAHAAAQSLSRGTLGQNVMYFETGQGSALSANAHHSLDQQTCEVRAYAVAQRYAPLLVNTVVGFIGPEYLYDGKQIIRAGLEDHCAGKLMGLPMGVDVCYTNHAEADQDDMDVLLTLLAASNVNFVMGVPGADDIMLNYQSTSFHDAWYVRELLGRPPAPEFGVWLESVGLTRSGRLSLPGAGTPLREALGALGAG from the coding sequence ATGTTCCAGACCCGGCCCGGCCACACCGCCTACACGTTTACTGATGTCCGCGAACTGCTGGGCCGCGCCTCGGCGCAGAAATCGGGTGACGAACTCGCCGGGCTCGCCGCCCGCAGCGCCGGGGAGCGGCAGGCCGCCTGCGCCCTGCTGGCCGACCTGCCGCTGCGAACGTTGCTCGACGAACCGCTGATTCCCTACGAGGCCGATGAGGTGACGCGCCTGATCGTGGACAGCCACGACGCCCACGCCTTCGCGCCGATCAGCGGCATGAGCGTGGGCGGGCTGCGCGACTGGCTGCTGTCGGCCACGCCCGAACAGCTTGCGGCGGTGCGCGGCGGCCTGACTCCCGAGATGGTCTCTGCCGTCTGCAAGCTGATGCGCAACCAGGACCTGATGCTCGTCGCCAGCCGCTGCGAGGTCGTGACCCGTTTTCGCAACACGCTGGGCCTGCGCGGGCATTTTTCCACCCGGCTGCAACCCAACCACCCCACCGACGACCCACGCGGAGTGCTGGCCGCCTGCCTGGACGGGTTGATGTTCGGCGCGGGCGACGCGGTGATCGGAATCAATCCGGCGCTGGACAGCGTGGACGCGTGTATGAGGTTGCTGCACCTGCTCGACGAACTTCGCCAGACGCTCAATATTCCCACCCAGAGCTGCGTCCTGACCCACGTGACCAACACCATGCAGGCCATCGGGCGCGGCGCTCCGGTTGATCTGGTATTTCAGAGCGTCGCGGGCACGCAGGCCGCCAACCGAGGCTTCGGCATCGATCTGGCGCTGCTGGACGAGGCTCATGCCGCCGCCCAAAGTCTCAGTCGCGGCACACTCGGGCAGAACGTCATGTACTTCGAGACCGGGCAGGGCAGCGCACTGAGCGCCAACGCCCATCACAGTCTCGACCAGCAGACCTGCGAGGTGCGGGCCTACGCGGTGGCGCAGCGTTACGCTCCGCTGCTGGTCAACACGGTGGTGGGCTTCATCGGCCCCGAATACCTCTATGACGGCAAGCAGATTATCCGGGCAGGTCTGGAAGACCACTGCGCGGGCAAATTGATGGGGCTGCCGATGGGGGTGGACGTGTGCTATACCAACCACGCCGAGGCCGATCAGGACGACATGGACGTGCTGCTGACCCTGCTGGCCGCCTCAAATGTCAACTTCGTGATGGGCGTGCCAGGCGCGGACGACATCATGCTCAATTATCAAAGTACGAGTTTTCATGACGCCTGGTACGTGCGCGAGTTGCTGGGCCGCCCGCCCGCGCCGGAGTTCGGGGTCTGGCTGGAGAGTGTGGGATTGACCCGCAGTGGACGGCTGAGCCTGCCAGGGGCCGGAACCCCGCTCAGAGAAGCGCTGGGTGCGCTGGGAGCCGGATGA
- a CDS encoding CBS domain-containing protein, which translates to MLVKDAMHIGALFITLSDPLSAAAARMQAQQIKRLPVFEGARLVGLLTERDIKRHLPALHENLTPWEFICRVGQLNVSDVMAQPVLTTIPEETLTDAVRRMLDHRVGGLPVLENGQLSGMLTLTDVLRAEVKQARLKWGSVRQHMTVNTISVRAESPAREASAKLNITGLRVLPVLDGDVMVGVIHERDLREAVEHGKVGHGDTVLADQFFLEGVTVREMMRPPSEYVLDTNPMRDALSRMLEMGIHGLPVISEGGRLLGVLTISDVLRTLLGEAHPDQAAVSSGPKEA; encoded by the coding sequence ATGTTGGTCAAAGACGCCATGCATATCGGAGCGCTGTTCATCACACTGTCAGACCCACTGAGCGCTGCCGCCGCCAGAATGCAGGCGCAGCAGATCAAACGCTTGCCGGTGTTTGAGGGCGCGCGACTCGTCGGCCTGCTGACCGAGCGTGACATCAAACGCCACCTGCCCGCCCTGCACGAAAACCTGACGCCGTGGGAGTTTATCTGCCGCGTCGGCCAGCTCAATGTCAGCGACGTGATGGCCCAGCCGGTCCTGACCACCATCCCCGAAGAAACGCTCACCGACGCCGTGCGCCGGATGCTGGACCACCGGGTGGGCGGTCTGCCGGTGCTGGAAAATGGCCAGCTCAGCGGGATGCTCACCCTCACCGATGTCCTCAGGGCCGAGGTCAAGCAGGCCCGGCTCAAGTGGGGATCGGTGCGCCAGCACATGACCGTCAACACTATCAGCGTCAGGGCCGAGTCGCCTGCCCGCGAGGCCAGCGCCAAACTCAACATCACCGGACTGCGGGTATTGCCGGTGCTGGACGGCGATGTGATGGTCGGCGTCATCCACGAACGCGATCTGCGCGAAGCGGTGGAGCATGGCAAGGTGGGACACGGCGACACCGTGCTGGCCGATCAATTTTTTCTGGAAGGCGTGACGGTGCGGGAGATGATGCGCCCGCCCAGCGAGTACGTCTTAGACACCAACCCGATGCGCGACGCCCTGAGCCGGATGCTGGAAATGGGCATTCACGGCCTGCCGGTCATCAGCGAGGGCGGGCGGCTACTCGGCGTCCTGACCATCAGCGACGTGCTGAGAACCCTGCTGGGCGAGGCCCACCCGGATCAGGCCGCCGTCTCCAGCGGGCCCAAGGAGGCCTGA
- a CDS encoding universal stress protein, giving the protein MFAHILVTTDGSPTSHQALPYAADLARQYQSDLTLLYVAPPPPISYADGALYSLDVAEERELIRLEAGRVLTEAGRLLDVPNLQTVSVEAGGSQVAKVIADEVQRRGVDVVVMGTHGRSGMAKMLLGSVAEALLRRVEVPVLLVRSIKPPIGDHI; this is encoded by the coding sequence ATGTTTGCTCACATTCTCGTCACCACCGACGGCAGCCCAACCAGTCACCAGGCCCTGCCTTACGCCGCCGACCTTGCCCGCCAGTATCAGAGCGACCTGACACTGCTCTACGTCGCGCCGCCGCCGCCGATCTCTTACGCGGACGGCGCACTCTACTCGCTGGACGTGGCCGAGGAACGCGAACTGATTCGCCTTGAAGCCGGGCGCGTCTTGACTGAAGCTGGCCGCCTGCTGGACGTGCCCAACCTCCAGACCGTGAGTGTGGAAGCGGGCGGCAGTCAGGTTGCCAAGGTCATCGCCGACGAGGTGCAGCGGCGCGGCGTGGACGTGGTCGTAATGGGCACGCATGGCCGCAGCGGGATGGCCAAAATGCTGCTCGGCAGCGTGGCCGAGGCACTTTTACGGCGCGTGGAGGTGCCAGTGCTGCTGGTGCGCTCGATTAAACCCCCCATAGGAGACCACATATGA
- a CDS encoding cation diffusion facilitator family transporter — MLSPTAVAIRTALQSVLVALLVLGLKYLAYLLTGSVALYSDALESIINVAAAIGAYLALRVSARPADAGHPYGHSKAEYFSAVAEGVLIILAALSIIHAALPDFQHPRELNAPLTGLAISAGASVINFLWAGVLLRTGRARRSPALIADGRHVMSDVVTSVGVLGGLMIAKYTGWFILDPALAVLVALNILWSGYSLVRDSVGGLMDAAVDPGTEKRIRRAISTEAEGALEAHDLRTRHAGAVTFVEFHLVVPGDMTVEEAHAICDRLENALQLEVEGASVTIHVEPQEKAKHHGVLVL; from the coding sequence ATGCTCTCGCCCACCGCCGTCGCCATTCGCACCGCGCTGCAAAGCGTTTTGGTGGCCTTGCTGGTGCTGGGCCTCAAGTACCTGGCCTACCTGCTGACCGGCAGTGTGGCGCTCTATTCCGACGCGCTGGAGAGCATCATCAATGTGGCGGCGGCCATCGGCGCGTACCTGGCCCTGCGGGTCAGCGCCCGCCCCGCCGACGCGGGCCACCCCTACGGCCACAGCAAGGCCGAGTATTTCTCGGCGGTGGCCGAGGGCGTGCTGATTATTCTGGCGGCCCTCAGCATCATCCACGCCGCACTGCCCGACTTTCAGCATCCCCGCGAACTGAACGCGCCGCTGACGGGACTGGCGATCAGCGCTGGGGCCAGCGTCATCAATTTTCTCTGGGCGGGCGTGCTGCTGCGAACTGGCCGGGCGAGGCGCTCTCCGGCGCTGATCGCCGACGGGCGGCACGTGATGTCGGACGTGGTGACCAGCGTGGGCGTACTGGGCGGCCTCATGATCGCCAAGTACACCGGCTGGTTCATCCTCGACCCGGCGCTGGCGGTGCTGGTGGCGCTCAACATTCTCTGGAGCGGCTACAGCCTGGTGCGTGACAGCGTGGGCGGTCTGATGGACGCCGCCGTGGACCCCGGTACCGAGAAACGCATTCGGCGGGCCATCAGCACCGAGGCTGAGGGTGCTCTGGAAGCCCACGACCTGCGCACCCGCCACGCTGGGGCCGTGACCTTCGTGGAATTTCATCTGGTGGTGCCGGGCGACATGACGGTGGAGGAAGCCCACGCCATCTGTGACCGGCTGGAAAACGCCCTACAACTCGAGGTGGAAGGCGCGAGCGTTACCATTCACGTGGAGCCGCAGGAGAAGGCCAAGCACCACGGGGTGCTGGTGCTGTGA
- a CDS encoding bleomycin resistance protein — protein sequence MTEPNTSHVPITEWAALVPELDVSDLARSLDVYTRLFSFTVNYTRPGFAYLSLGRIQWMLSQIRPGGSWQTGALDYPLGRGINFQISVPDVDALYARLEAEAYPIFVPMKTSVYLEGSTEHCQREFLVLDPDGYLLRFTD from the coding sequence ATGACCGAACCCAACACTTCTCATGTGCCGATCACCGAGTGGGCCGCCCTGGTGCCCGAGCTGGACGTCAGCGACCTGGCACGCAGTCTGGACGTCTACACCCGGCTGTTCAGCTTCACCGTCAACTACACCCGCCCCGGGTTTGCTTATCTGAGCCTGGGCCGTATTCAGTGGATGCTTTCGCAGATTCGTCCTGGCGGCTCGTGGCAGACCGGAGCGCTGGACTATCCGCTGGGGCGCGGCATCAACTTCCAGATCAGCGTGCCGGATGTGGACGCGCTGTATGCGCGGCTGGAAGCTGAGGCTTACCCGATCTTTGTGCCGATGAAGACCTCGGTGTATCTGGAGGGCAGCACCGAACACTGCCAGCGCGAGTTTCTGGTGCTCGACCCGGACGGCTACCTGCTGCGCTTTACCGACTGA
- a CDS encoding DUF6683 family protein, translating into MAKVQQGRQKDWCRHLTAAATASLLLGSAQAQFFTPSFQNYQSFAQRSVGYVAATIKPEFTAQAVRQALKPPAIPVKYKYALSRTDFAFKGRPTQQKNCAAMVTKPSDQQQMAQVCLQLFNAAQTIPELRKNNLAAGLTLLISLSLQVQTGAELTSTEIDALQRGLNDVLVDTGVMQGKPGDIQAMYETSVMTGALIIGIAQNGADDGNADLTNTAKTLAAIVLKGMKLN; encoded by the coding sequence ATGGCTAAGGTCCAGCAGGGTCGGCAGAAGGACTGGTGCAGGCATCTCACGGCGGCGGCGACGGCAAGTCTGCTGCTGGGCAGTGCCCAGGCCCAGTTCTTCACGCCCTCGTTTCAGAATTACCAGAGCTTCGCACAGCGTTCGGTGGGGTATGTGGCGGCCACCATCAAACCCGAGTTCACCGCCCAGGCCGTGCGGCAGGCGCTTAAGCCCCCGGCGATCCCAGTCAAGTACAAGTACGCCCTCTCCAGAACCGACTTCGCCTTCAAGGGACGCCCGACCCAGCAGAAAAACTGCGCCGCGATGGTGACAAAGCCCAGCGACCAGCAGCAGATGGCTCAGGTGTGCCTCCAGCTGTTCAACGCCGCCCAGACCATCCCGGAGCTTCGGAAAAACAACCTGGCTGCTGGCCTGACCCTGCTGATCAGCCTCAGCCTTCAGGTGCAGACCGGCGCAGAGCTGACCAGCACCGAAATCGACGCCCTCCAGCGCGGGCTGAACGACGTGCTGGTGGACACCGGGGTGATGCAGGGCAAACCGGGCGACATTCAGGCGATGTACGAGACCTCGGTGATGACCGGCGCGTTGATCATCGGCATCGCCCAGAACGGCGCGGACGACGGCAACGCCGATCTGACCAATACGGCGAAGACGCTGGCCGCGATTGTCCTCAAGGGCATGAAGTTGAACTAG